A single Rhopalosiphum padi isolate XX-2018 chromosome 4, ASM2088224v1, whole genome shotgun sequence DNA region contains:
- the LOC132928735 gene encoding protein eiger, with product MCSAASQKYVSPQHTTLSPQNMYVGGNGFTRNYNMSPSTKQTHVSPISIQMIVLIFSVLLCIFSCLLTVTLSYKWHIDTNQQINRLVGTVEDAIHDLNTFTDIVRNELVAKHVSNTYKDQHKVKTDGNDYEDLEEDYNEGEDRFMGRDLLDNNWPAKTYQANESYKPKNRDRRNAVIDAKNIVKNELNSSKNEKPDVEIIQEENTVKTYSRRKSKKMGMLKKKVSVESEDEESYEDFKETRETAAAHFTSDSSKYSTKTHPHYNGNGRLRHPDGDFRDWNQHIWEVPLNSANHLTMNNGKVEILKPGLYFVYAQIYYSDKHDINGYYVMKNEEKVLGCTSTRYQDTQSSDSCYTGGLIYFNANDNLSIRGLDSERFIILDPVKSFFGLFRISRDGKR from the exons ATGTGCTCTGCTGCGTCCCAGAAGTATGTAAGTCCACAACATACAACACTAAGTCCTCAAAACATGTACGTTGGAGGCAACGGATTCACTCGTAATTACAACATGTCACCGTCTACCAAGCAAACTCATGTATCTCCTATATCAATACAAATGATAGTTCTAATTTTTTCGGTTTTATTGTGCATATTCAGTTGTCTATTGACTGTTACATTGTCCTACAAATGGCACATCGACACTAATCAACAAATCAATCGACTTGTGGGTACAGTTGAGGATGCAATACATGATTTAAATACCTTCACTGACATAGTTAGAAATGAACTTGTGGCAAAACATGTAAGTAATACATACAAAGATCAACACAAAGTTAAAACTGATGGAAACGACTATGAAGATTTAGAAGAAGACTACAATGAAGGAGAAGATCGATTTATGGGCAGAGACTTATTGGACAACAATTGGCCAGCAAAGACATATCAGGCAAACGAATCATACAAACCAAAAAACCGTGATCGACGCAACGCTGTGATTGATGCAAAAAATATAgtgaaaaatgaattaaatag ctcaAAAAATGAAAAGCCTGATGTAGAAATAATTCAAGAAGAAAATACAGTGAAGACCTATAGTCGAAGAAAGTCTAAGAAAATgggaatgttaaaaaaaaaagtatctgtGGAATCAGAAGATGAAGAATCATATGAAGATTTTAAAGAAACTCGAGAAACTGCAGCAGCACATTTTACTAGCGATTCATCAAAATACAGTACCAAAACACATCCACATTACAAtg GAAATGGGCGTTTAAGACACCCGGATGGTGATTTTAGAGACTGGAACCAACATATTTGGGAAGTACCTCTGAACAGCGCAAATCATCTCACAATGAATAATGGCAAAGTTGAAATATTGAAACCAGgactttattttgtttatgctCAA atatactaTTCAGATAAACATGACATTAATggatattatgttatgaaaaatgaagaaaaagTACTTGGTTGTACTTCAACTCGATATCAAGATACCCAATCATCAGATTCATGTTATACAGGAGGTCTAATATATTTCAATGCTAATGATAACTTATCCATAAGAGGTTTAGATAGTGaaagatttataattttggatCCTGTTAAGAGTTTTTTTGGACTCTTTAGAATTTCAAGAGATGGTAAAAGATAG
- the LOC132928736 gene encoding U-scoloptoxin(05)-Cw1a, whose translation MVNTNTFFLLVLIAFISTIRYAVSISCYQCNSTDINDQFRCTEFMDTYGLDPQPCTSVYNAAYCVKLIGRYEGGLGVTRYCSSHNLGNYCNYVQRPGDVLEYRTCVYTCDSDGCNGSSQVKLFGYLIGLSFLPWFINLLS comes from the exons atggttaatacaaatacattttttttattagtacttATAGCTTTTATTTCCACTATAAGAtatg CTGTAAGTATATCATGTTACCAATGCAACAGTACTGACATCAATGATCAATTCCGTTGTACAGAGTTTATGGATACGTACGGCTTGGACCCTCAACCTTGTACAAGTGTTTACAACGCTGCTTATTGTGTGAAACTGATAGGTCGCTATGAAG GAGGACTTGGAGTTACACGTTATTGCTCATCACACAATTTGGGAAATTACTGCAATTATGTACAACGGCCAGGTGATGTATTAGAATATCGAACATGTGTTTATACTTGTGATTCTGATGGTTGTAATGGTTCAAGCCAAGTAAAGTTATTTGGGTATTTGATTGGTTTGTCTTTTTTGCCATGgtttataaatctattatcttaa
- the LOC132928734 gene encoding cytosolic carboxypeptidase-like protein 5: MNVTSDVVPEVQPGVFIHNSYTILSNFESANLARVKYVSKQIPGIDEDLEFHFWTNPDCGGTEFECNYKSWFYFALKGGTPGMHVRLNIVSSNNQSKMYSQGMTPVFKVDLGNSDKSNERFCKASWSRIKEIPTYQINNNQEFVLSFSHRSLKNTEATTYYAFTYPYTYTELCNSLSFYENQFPLSSDLRENNETDVYFYRETIVKSLENRSVDLLTISSFKGISEERECRLFGLFPEEKPRSYVFKNKKVIVMSARVHPGETPSSFVMNGLIKYLVSKDEQANILRQNYVFKLIPMLNPDGVARGFYRTDTRGCNLNRFYLKPSLKLHPSIYAARSLILYHHFGYELRDELIEENSTSIFCSSSDNNAELNTKMKPTILNNDVDSLNVLLKKSQSCTADCLTNKGLDSGLYLYVDFHGHASKKGIFMYGNNFDNIVDNIECMVYPTLMTINNQNFHYTSCNFSKRNMYSKDKKFGLSKEGSGRVAVLKYTGLIRSYTLECNYNTGRFVNYIPPKVHFVSERRPIQSVIPPKFTPTVFEQVGKSLAISILDLSNLNPNSRLDSSEFKSLAGLRELLRSNIVNDCSRNRRLGSKSTSSINVDTPITSKQIKKSSISYDLMNPSTSKLLQPIMTIAVAPKSKSVSLRKTIKKSGILKKNQKKRKMTPSKQKAVANTSDNIIFSIHNCP; this comes from the exons ATGAACGTTACCTCAGACGTTGTACCCGAGGTACAGCCCGGTGTGTTTATTCATAACTCATATAcgattttgagtaattttgaatCGGCTAATCTCGCTCGAGTGAAATATGTCAGCAAACAGATTCCTGGCATTG acgAAGATTTGGAATTTCATTTTTGGACAAACCCAGATTGTGGTGGCACAGAGTTTGAATGCAACTACAAGTCATGGTTCTACTTTGCCTTAAAAG GAGGTACTCCTGGTATGCATGTAAGATTAAATATAGTGAGTTCAAATAATcaaagtaaaatgtatagtcaAGGCATGACTCCTGTATTTAAAGTTGATTTAGGAAATTCAGATAAATCAAATGAAAGATTTTGTAAAGCATCGTGGTCAAGAATAAAAGAAATACCAACTTATcag attaacaaTAATCAAGAATTTGTATTGAGTTTTAGTCATCgttctttaaaaaatactgaaGCTACAACATATTATGCTTTTACTTATCCTTACACTTACACTGAATTATGTAACAGTTTAAGTTTTTATGAAAATCAATTTCCATTATCGTCAGATTTAAGag aaaacaATGAGACAGacgtttatttttatcgagAAACTATTGTAAAATCCTTAGAAAATCGTTCTGTggatttattaactattagttCCTTCAAAGGTATATCGGAAGAAAGAGAATGCCGTTTATTTGGATTATTTCCAGAGGAAAAACCTAGGTcatatgttttcaaaaataaaaag gTTATAGTAATGAGTGCTAGAGTTCATCCAGGTGAAACACCTTCTAGTTTTGTGATGAATGGTTTGATAAAATACTTAGTTAGTAAAGATGAACAAGCTAATATACTACgccaaaattatgtttttaaactaattcCTATGCTAAATCCAGATGGAGTAGCTAGAGGATTTTATCGTACAGATACTAGAGGTTGTAACCTCAACAGATTTTATCTAAAACCATCTTTGAAACTTCATCCATCTATTTATGCAGCCAG ATCATTGATCTTGTATCATCACTTTGGATATGAATTACGAGATGAATTAATTGAAGAAAATTCTACATCAATTTTTTGTAGTTCATCGGATAATAATGctgaattaaatactaaaatgaaaccaacaattttaaataacgatgtagattcattaaatgtattattaaagaagAGTCAATCATGTACAGCTGATTGTCTTACAAATAAAGGCCTTGACTcaggattatatttatatgttgatTTTCATGGCCATGCATCCAAAAAAG GGATATTTATGTATGGAAATAATTTTGACAACATAGTTGATAACATTGAATGTATGGTTTATCCCACGCTTATGACTATAAACAATCAAAACTTTCATTACACTTCTTGTAATTTCAGCAAGCGTAATATGTATTCTaa ggaTAAGAAATTTGGTCTAAGTAAAGAAGGAAGTGGTCGAGTAGCTGTTCTTAAATATACAGGTCTTATACGTAGTTACACATTAGAATGTAACTACAATACTGGCAGATTTGTTAACTACATTCCTCCTAAAGTACATTTTGTTTCTGAAAGAAGACCTATTCAAAGTGTTATTCCCCCTAAATTTACACCAACCGTTTTTGAACAG gttGGAAAATCATTGGCAATTTCAATTTTggatttatcaaatttaaatccaAACAGTCGGTTAGATAGCAGTGAATTTAAGTCATTAGCAGGATTAAGGGAATTGTTACGTTCGAATATTGTTAATGATTGTAGCCGTAATCGGCGATTAGGATCTAAATCTACCAGCAGCATAAATGTTGATACACCAATTACATCAAAACaa aTAAAGAAATCTTCAATATCATATGATCTGATGAATCCGTCTACATCCAAATTATTGCAACCCATTATGACTATTGCTGTGGCACCAAAAAGCAAATCAGTCTCACTccgtaaaactattaaaaaaagtggaatattaaaaaaaaatcaaaaaaaacgtaaaatgaCACCAAGTAAACAAAAAGCAGTTGCAAATActtcagataatataatattttctattcatAACTGTCCCTAG
- the LOC132929127 gene encoding interference hedgehog-like, translated as MIYWGVLIPILIILEFSRNTTAIGIYFIRSPESLVAPLHDEVVFDCTLNINVDNIKWLHNSKDFIHPAPVHTNSNSRLVVKVESIAETGDYQCVATIGASSLASTAATLTLATLKEFDNRSLLSSDDTFKITAGNTVALNCGKPIQSDPPALIQYYKNGQPLLRTTPVSSAGSVLLKNIQSEHTGHYTCSATNNILSQVINSSMSLYLDVRSSHAALSPRFISKPSSLYIAQKYSNVSIECAPYGEPVPTVKWLGVHKNILINDNKTNIESGLLTIRNLSIEDSGIYDCIAENSYGKISHSITLQVQELPYVKNGPSESVVIDEGSSETLKCEAMGTPIPKIIWYLNGKPVNDTNIVVKGSVLTLNNTKKYQAGFIQCFACNILGCSYWAAMIQVNPKQITQLTSQQHYYEDSTTRSPQRDRKDRNHKGKGRKKDKKKKGNEMVPPSQPNVTRLTENSVMVRWFVPPNDGLQIRFFKLQYKEVGGSWNTSSDDIQMHIRCYQVDKLLPDHDYVFRVAAVYSNDDNKSGPTSKHFYLSRGPPNRSLIPPTLVSAKAVDSTSILLEWEYLNSVLAPVQGFYVYYRATSTAGDYTKAIVDGQDTRVFVVTHLTPDTSYDLKLQSFTVHEASNFSTILTHKTFGEPKTSTDTPKWTDNIPDNVANNNNAYSTIGGVKSLYVLLGAVVAVIGAIVLLIFFTVCIYSKRMSSHSNSPELNKSSEAVSGLEPLSMNGFALKNGKMVNGCTLPMASDNTHGHTHPPNGYVIHPINITSNPLAPDAKNAIEISYLANHNNNCSENEINSLPRRAMPLPTDTQRTWHSKDAKDENYV; from the exons ATGATTTATTGGGGGGTTTTAATcccaattttaatcattttagaattttcaaGAAATACTACAG CAATTGGAATCTATTTTATACGGTCACCTGAATCGTTGGTAGCACCACTTCATGATGAAGTAGTGTTTGACTGCACTCTTAATATTAATGTGGACAATATAAAATGGCTGCATAACTCAAAGGATTTTATACATCCAGCTCCAGTACATACCAACAGTAATAGTAGACTTGTTGTTAAAGTTGAGAGTATTGCAGAAACTGGTGATTATCAATGTGTGGCTACTATTGGTGCATCCTCTTTGGCATCTACAGCTGCAACATTAACTTTGGCGACGCTGAAGGAATTTGATAATCGTTCATTATTATCAAGTgatgatacatttaaaattactgcAGGGAATACAGTTGCTTTGAACTGTGGAAAACCTATTCAAAGTGATCCACCTgctttaattcaatattataaaaatggtcaACCATTACTTAGAACAACTCCAGTATCTTCAGCTGGATCAgtactattgaaaaatattcaatctGAACATACTGGCCATTACACATGTTCAgcaaccaataatattttatctcaaGTAATAAATTCTTCTATGTCTTTATACTTGGATGTTCGTTCAAGTCATGCTGCACTATCACCAAGGTTTATAAGTAAACCATCATCTTTATATATTgctcaaaaat atTCAAATGTTAGTATTGAATGTGCCCCATACGGTGAACCAGTGCCTACAGTTAAATGGCTCGGAGTTCATAAGAACATACTTATAAATGACAACAAAACCAATATTGAATCGGGCTTGTTAACTATACGTAATCTTAGTATTGAAGATTCTGGTATATACGATTGTATTGCTGAAAATAGTTATGGAAAAATCAGTCATTCTATAACACTTCAAGTtcaag agctGCCCTATGTTAAGAATGGTCCAAGTGAATCTGTGGTAATAGATGAAGGCAGTTCTGAAACATTAAAGTGTGAAGCAATGGGAACACCAATTCCCAAAATTATTTGGTATCTTAATGGGAAACCAGttaatgatacaaatatagTTGTTAAAG gaAGCGTTTTGACTTTAAACAACACTAAAAAGTATCAAGCCGGATTTATTCAATGTTTTGCATGTAATATCTTAGGGTGCTCATATTGGGCTGCTATGATTCAAGTCAATCCAAAACAAATTACACAACTTACTTCTCAACAACATTATTATGAAG attctacaACACGGTCTCCACAACGAGATAGAAAAGATAGAAACCACAAAGGAAAAGGtagaaaaaaagataaaaagaaaaaaggaaatg AGATGGTTCCTCCTTCACAACCAAATGTAACCAGATTAACAGAAAATTCAGTGATGGTACGATGGTTTGTTCCACCAAATGATGGACTGCaaattcgattttttaaattgcaatacaaAGAAGTTGGTGGTAGTTGGAATACAAGCAGTGATGATATACAAATGCATATTCGATGTTATCAAGTGGACAAGTTATTACCTGATCATGATTATGT atttAGAGTAGCCGCAGTGTATTCAAATGATGACAATAAATCTGGTCCTACTTCAAAACATTTCTATTTGAGTAGAGGACCACCTAACAGATCTTTAATACCTCCAACCTTAGTATCTGCTAAAGCTGTTGATAGTACTTCTATATTATTAGAATGGGAG tacctGAATTCTGTACTTGCTCCAGTTCAAgggttttatgtttattatcgaGCTACTAGTACTGCAGGCGATTATACTAAAGCCATTGTCGATGGCCAAGATACCCGTGTATTTGTTGTTACACACTTAACTCCAGATACTTCATATGATTTGAAATTACAAAGTTTTACAGTACACGAAGCTTCTAATTTTAGCACCATACTCACACACAAAACATTTG gagAACCTAAAACAAGTACAGATACTCCAAAGTGGACTGATAATATTCCGGATAAtgttgcaaataataataatgcatattctACAATCGGTGGTGTGAAGTCACTCTATGTTTTGCTTGGTGCAGTTGTTGCTGTAATTGGAGCTATTgtactacttatattttttactgtatgCATTTATAGCAAACGAATGTCATCACACTCAAATTCaccag AGCTTAACAAGAGTTCTGAAGCAGTATCAGGACTAGAGCCATTATCAATGAATGGGTTTGCTCTGAAAAATGGTAAAATGGTTAATGGATGCACTTTGCCAATGGCCTCTGACAATACGCATGGGCACACTCATCCACCCAACGGATACGTGATACATCCAATTAACATAACCAGTAATCCACTGGCTCCTGATgctaaa aatgcTATAGAGATCTCTTATTTGGCAAATCATAATAACAATTGTtctgaaaatgaaattaattcatTGCCCAGACGAGCTATGCCCTTACCTACAGATACTCAAAGGACGTGGCATTCTAAAGACGCAAAAGATGAAAACTATGTTTGA